ATTGCCAGGGCACTAGCACAACAAGCCCATGTATTTTTCTTGGATGAACCTTTTGTCGGCATTGATCTGGTCAGTGAGAAAATTATAGTAGATCTGCTGAAGCAACTTCGCGAAGAAGGGAAAACGATACTAGTCGTTCATCATGATTTGCATGAGGTCGAGGAATATTTTGACAAAATAATTATCCTCAATAAAAAAATGATTGCTTTTGGTGATGTTAAAGACACTTTTACAACTGAGAATATTCGCCGTGCCTATGGGTCCTCCTTAGGAAATGTGATTATCAAAGGGATGGGAGGGGGGGATAATGATTGATTTTTTATCTGCCTTGCTGAACATTCCAGTCTATGCGCTAAATGCCGGAATATCTGCCATCATTCTTGGCATCGTTTCAGGAGCGTTAGGAAGTTTTATTGTACTAAGAAAGATGTCGTTGATGGGAGATGCCTTATCTCACGCTGTACTGCCTGGTGTGGCGTTATCTTATATCTTAGGGATTAATATCCTTCTGGGAGCCTCACTGTTTGGTCTTTTAGCCGCAATTCTCATTCAATTTATAACAAGCCGCAGCAATATTAAAAGCGATACCTCCATCGGAATTATTCTCAGCTCATTTTTTGCACTTGGCATTGTCCTGATCACCTATGCCAAAAGCGGACTTGATCTAACACATATTTTGTTTGGTAACATTCTAGCCATCCCACAGTCTGAGTTAACGAGATCGTTTATGATTATGATTGTTGTTATCGTGATAATTATATTGTTATACAAGGAACTATTAATCAGTTCGTTTGATCCGATTGTCTCAAAGGCATATGGTTTAAGAACGGGTTTCTATCATTATCTATTGATGATGCTTCTATCTGTGGTCACCGTATCTTCATTGTCTCAGGTAGGGATTGTACTTGTGATCGCAATGCTGGTTATTCCGGCAGCCACATCCTATTTGTGGACGAATAAATTATCCCACATGATTTATTTAGCCTCGGCGGTTGGTGCTCTTTCAGGAATAGTAGGGGTGTTTGTGAGCTTTAGGTTTAATTTGCCGACAAGTGCTACGATCGTCTTGGTAGGAGTAAGCATGTTTAGTATCTCATTTATACTCTCACCTAAAAATAATTTTCTAAGGAAAGGGCTGAAATAGTGATGAAGAAAATAAAAATATTATCTTTGACAATGTTTATGTTGCTACTAGCCGCGTGTTCAAATGTTGGTGAAAAGGAAGCCGATAATGATAAGTTGAAAATTGTTGCAACGTACTCCATTATCGCTGATATGACAGAAAATATTGTAGGGGATAAAGCTGAAGTATACAGTATGGTGCCCATCGGAACGGACCCTCATATGTATGATCCGTTACCCTCGGATACAAAAAAAGTATCAGGCGCAGATTTAGTTTTCTATAACGGATTGAACCTTGAAACGGGTAAGGGATGGTTTCAGGACCTTCTCGAAGTGACCAATAAAAAAGATGTTGCATTTGCTGTTTCAGAAGAAGTAACACCCATCTATTTAAGCGATAAAGGGAAAGAAACTCAGGAAGATCCCCATGCTTGGCTGGATATTCAGAATTCAATTAAATATGTAGATATTATCACACAGCGTGTAATTGAAAAAGATCCGGACAACAGAGAGTTTTATCTAAAAAATCAAACTCAATATGTTAAACAGCTTGAGGAAATGGATCAATATGCAAAAAAAGCTGTAGAAGAAATCCCACAAGAGAAACGTATTCTTGTTACAAGCGAGGGGGCTTTCAAATATTTTTCAAACGCCTATGGATTTAAATCAGCTTTTATCTGGGAGATCAATACAGATAGCCAAGGAACGCCGGAACAAATGAAAAAAATTATTAAAATCATTAATGATAATCATGTACCTGCTTTATTCTTAGAAACAAGCGTTAATCCGAAAACAATGGATACCATCTCAAATGAAACAGGGGTACCGATTTATTCAAAAATATTTACCGATTCTTTAGCTAAAAAAGGTGAAGAAGGGGACACTTACCTTAAGATGATTAAATGGAATATTGATAAAGTCATAGAAGGATTATCCCAGAAATAAATGAGTGAACTTAATTCTTATGGTTTATGAAGTCGGGGCTGTCCCAAAAGAAGATATTTTTCACGTATGAGAGAGCCTTTTACACTTCAAATCTGTAAAAGCTAAAAAACTTTCTTTGCTTCCATACCCTGCATCGGCGATGACCGTTCCAGGTAGTCTTCCCAGTGTCCGTTTCGCCTTCTCAAAATGAGGTTCCAGACACCGTGTATCTGTAGGTCTTTGATGAACACTGTAGGCTAAAATAAACTGATTTTCCGTCCCGATCTGTACAAATATTCTCCCGTACCGCTTTGGCAATTTGGCGAGACGAATAAATTCGCTGGGTGTAAGCGTAGATAATGACTTTGGTGAGCATTTTAGGGTGGTAGCTGTCACGACCGCCGCCGGGATAGGCAGCGTCAAAGATGGTGTCGTCCAACCGATTGACGGCTGAGCTAACGACACGAACGAGGTGGTTTTCCGGGCAGTCTTCTTCCAGATCCATTGGCAAGCAAAGTTTGTCCATGGTATATTGAATGTACAAAGAAATCGCTCCTTTTGAATGGTTGGGTGGTACCTCCATTTTGCCAAAAGGGCGATTTCTTTTTGCGATTTTTAAGAGAATTGTAGAAACTTTTTCTGCTCAAAGCAGCGGAGAGAACGGACTGATTGTGGAAAAGCGGCAGCGTTCGCCTTTGTGTCCGGATTTTCACCACTAAGCAGAATAAATAAAGTCTGGACACAACAGCGATTGGAACAACAGTCCGTTCGCGGAGCGTCCTCACCCCAATTAACGTTGATCTTACTCCAAAATAACAAGCGGTGTCCCAGCAGCCATTTGTATGGCTTTTGGTACAGCCCCATTTTTTTCTAGGTCTGCCCGTTTGACTAACGTTTGTAAAAATATTCTCCTAAGGGGTAGTAAAGGGTAAGGAAGGAGGAGGCGGTATTCATGCCTTCAACTAAAAACCGGATTACCGAAGGTTCAGCGACAGGTTTCTCGCTGCACAAAACTTGCAAGGATATTGTCAAGCCTGTCATGGATCTGGACCGCAAGCTAAAGAGGGAATCAAGAAAAATTTGCGAGGCATTCGCTCGTTAGGGAAGAAGATCCAGTCCGATGATTCCTAAGAGGCCGCCATTGCCAAAGACTACCTGGCTGCGGTGCACGCCGTTTTACTCGAAGATGGGAATACCGACTTCTCGAAGGCACCAAACGCCTCCGCCGAGATCCTAACCGTTATTTACAGCGTCTCGAAAGCCGTGTTTGTTTGTTAATTGGGCAGACTTATCTCATCTTAGCGAAAAAGCTGCGCAGCGCCCAGCGTCGTTCTTGCCGCTTCTTATATTTAGGAAGGGAGCGATAAATGGATGTGGATTCCGCGAAGGCCCGTTTGGCGTCTTCTTCTCGGCCTAAGGCTCTGTACATGGATCCGGCTAAATAATAGGCCTCACTAGATGAGGTATGGATCTCCTGAAATTGACTTACATAATATAGAGCTTTGTCGCGGTCTGTATTACGGTAAGCTTCGGCCAGCCGGAGATAAGGTTGCCCGTATTGGGCTTTACGGTTAATCTCTAACCCTTGAAGCATCAGGGTTTCTCCTTCTTCCATATGCCTGAGCTTCAGATTCACAAGTCCTAATTCTACCCAAAATTCTGCAGATTGCTCAAAGCGGGCTTGAATTTGCAGGAATAAATCTTTGGCTTCTGAATAACGCTTTCGGTCTGACAAATGCCGGGCAAGCTCATACTTGGAAGATACATCATTGGGATTCAATGAGATTGTCGTCCGCAGCTTGGAGATTTGACGCGCTCTGCGGAAAGGCTTCGTAACGTTGGGGAAGATCCCGACATACCTGCGATCCAGAAGATATACAATAACCAGAAGGATCAGTATAGCGAGAAAGGGATTCCCGACTAATCTGCTTAACAAGATATAACCTATAAATAATTTAAACATGATTTCCCTCCATTGTATTGATGTACCCGTGATTTTAGTTAGCAAAATCGCCGCTGTAACAGGGTAATTATACCATATAAGCTAACCAACTGGATCGTGGATTTCTTCCAAAAATTATACATACAAAGGGATGTGGTGAATGCTATAATTAGCCGATTTCAATAAAATATGTTGTTCTTATAAGGAGAAGACTTATGAAAAAGTTGATTTCTGCATGTGTCCTCAGCTTGGTCTTACTCGTACAACCGGGTGTCCAGTCACATCATCTTCTACGGAGATCATGAGACAGGTAATATTATTCATATGAGCAAGTTGGAAGACGGCTCTTGGAAAAATATAATTTACAGACAAGTGATTCCAATGAAAGAAGGATGAGTTAATGGAGCCAAATACAACAGAAATTAGTATGCGTCCCTTGGGACAATCATCGCTGTCCGTCTCACCGCTTGGGTTGGGCTGCTGGCAATTCAGCAGAGGAAGCGGTCTGATTGGAAAGTACTGGAGCAATCTAAATGAAGGAGAAATTCTGGATATTGTAAGAGTTAGCTTAGAAGGAGGGATGAACTGGGTCGATACGGCAGAGATCTACGGGGGCGGCAAATCGGAACAGGCACTTGCCCAAGTACTGGATCAATTGCAAGCAGAGGGCAGTAACGGCAGCTTTACGCCATTGATTGCAACCAAATGGTGGCCTCTATTCCGTACAGCTCAATCTATATCTTCCACTATAGAAGATCGTATCCGGTGTTTAGGGGGGCGAAGTATTGATCTGTATCAGATCCATCAGCCCTTTTCGTTATCCTCGATCGCAAATGAAATGAAAGCTATGGCGGGATTAGTGAAAGCAGGGAAAATTCGATATGTGGGAGTTAGTAATTATTCCGCTAAGCAAATGGTACAGGCACATCAGATGTTACAACAATATGGTCTAACCCTGATTTCAAATCAAGTGAAGTACAATCTTCTGCATCGTAATATTGATCAGAACGGGATTATAGCTGCTGCTAAAGAACTGGGGATTTCCATCATTGCGTATTCTCCGCTGCAACAGGGAGTTCTTACAGGAAGATTCCATAACAACCCTGAGCAGATTCAGTCGCTTTCTCGTATTCGTCGAATGCAAAATGGAATGGACCCTAAGGGCATGGAAAGAACCAGACCCTTAATTGAAGCATTAACGACACTTGGAGAAAAGTATGATGTAACAGCAGGTCAGATTGCACTGAATTGGCTTATTCATTATCACGGTAACACTGTAGTGGCCATACCGGGAGCATCCAAGGTTCGTCATGCCAGAGAAAATATCGGGGCGATGACTTTCCAGCTTACCAGGGATGAACTGGATCATTTGAGTGATGTTTCGTGGGCAGCTTTAAAATAAACAATGTTATTAATGAAGGAGCTGTCCCATAAGCCATGAAATGGCTGCTTGGGACACCCCTTGTTTTTGGAGTCGGATAAACGGTTGTGCTTGTGAGGACCCTCCGCGAACGGACTGTTGCTCCAATCGCTGTTGTGTCCAGATTATTTTAATCCCCCTTAGCGGTGAAAATCCGGACACAAAGGCGACCGCTACCGCTTTTCCGCAATCATTCCGTTCTCTCCGCTGGTTTCAGCGGAAAAATCATACTCAAAATCTTCATTGAAATCACAAAAAGAAATCGCCCTTTGGTAAAATGGCCAACTGAAGAACAACCGGGGATTCCGGCGTTTCCTGCTTCGAGGGTTGTCAAAAGTGACGCTCGAAGTCGGGTGGCTTTCGCTTGCCCATAACCTGCTAAAGCAGCCACTACGGATCAAAAACGAAAACGAGCTAGTCTCCAATAACCCGGAGACTGGCTCGTTTTTTTACTATTACAGCTTCGATGTGTAAAAGGCTGTTTCATACGTAAAAATTATCTTCTTTTGGGACAGCCCTTAATTGTTATTCTAAATTTTTATCTAAAGCCAATTGAGAATAACTGTTTAGGATTGGAATGACCGGGGTAATTAAGAAATAAGAAATTTCGGCATCTGCGTAAATTTACTGGAAAGATTACGGGAGGAGGTTGAAGTAAATGAGTATGACAGTACATAATCTTATGGCTTTCAATCATCAGTTTTTTAGACCTCAGCCCGTGGTCAATCTAAAGCTAGAGAAATCCGATAAGACCACCCTAAGCTTTCAGGAAGTTCTGAATGAAAAAATGAGATCAAACCGTGCACCAAGTAAATAGTAAGAACTTTCTAATAGGCTGACATGTGAAAAGCTGAATGCAAAGACCTTGGTTAGGGTCGATGCATTCGGCTTTTTGTCATTTTAGAACTTAGGAATGAACAATATTAGTAGCGCCGAAGGAATTACCACTTGAATCGCTAAACCCGAAGCCCCCTAGACCTTTCGTATCGGGAAATAGATGTAGTGGGCTCACTTGGACTCCATTTTCGGCTAGGAAAGCATGAAAAGACTCTAGGTCAGGAACATAGAAATCAATAACACTATGGGTAATGCCAGTATGACTGCTTCTAAATGATAGACGCTCATTGTCACTGGTTTCTACCAGATAAAGAGTGGGATTACCCGGGGAATTCGTGGTTGAACAAGTAAGCATGGCTGTATGGTTTGTTTTTGTGAGGATAGTTGTGCCAAGATACTTTGAATACCAAGAAATAGACTCGTCCAAATCTGTAACGGGAATTTCAACGGTTGCCACACGAAGAATGTGTTTGTTGGTCAAAAGTCCATCACTCCTGTTCTTGAATTAAGCTCTAACCTCATAGAATTCGCAGGTTCGGCGGGAATAATAGGCGAGATCGCTTACTCTGGACTGCATCACTACATCCGCATCAGTAAAACGTACGACAGTAGCATTGGAAACCACCATGTGATCATCCTGAAAGACTCGAACATGCAGTTTGCGATCCATCGCCTCCTGTAACTCGGTATCTGTAATTATAGGGCGGTTAATAGGCATAGGTTAGAAATCTCCTCTGATTAAGTTGTACAAATTTATAAATAGAAGTAACAATAGTATACCTTTGGAGAAAAAGAAAACCAACCGTTAACCAAAAATCTATGGCGTACTTGCTGTGAAAACGGAATCACTTCTATACTGAAATTACTTTTAGTGGAGGAGGTGATCGAGTTGAACATAAAAAATAAGTTTGAGTACATTCCGAGAGTCCTACAGTGGGTTTTGAACATCGCTCTAATTGTGTTGGCGATCATTCTCGTTACATTTCTAGGTAAGGAGACGTTGTATATCTTTGGCTTCATTAATGACGAGGGAGATTTAAGTAAGTTGGATTTACTGGAGGGTATACTAATTTATTTTTTGTATTTCGAGTTCATTGCCTTAATCATCAAATATTTCGAGGCAAGACATCATTTCCCACTCCGTTATTTTATCTATATTGGAATAACGGCGATTATTCGACTGATCATTATTGATCACGAGAATCCATTCGACACACTGATTTACGCAGTAGCGATTCTAGTACTGGTTGTTACATTGTATCTTGCCAATTCACGACAGCTTAAACGGGATGATTAACAAGCTTTTATCGTCAAAATAGAGTTGTTCCAACAGCTATTTATGGGCTGTTGGGGCAACTCTTTTTAAAAATATAAGAAAGTACGAGAAACGGATACCTGAAAGCGAAACGGAGTATCGCTGCTTCGGAAGCATAGGCTCCCGTTGAGGACGGCAAAGCCGTTTCTTCTTGTGCTCAAACCAAACCGTAAGTATTTCCACCTTAAATCGGAAGTTTGCCTCCTCAAAATATTAGATGGCCTAATGTACACTTGGAAATGTAAGAGAAATAGTCGAAAGGGGTACAGATGAATGAAAAGAGTAAAACATTTGGCACTGATGTTAGTTGCTATCATGCTTGTAGCTTCACTTGCAGCATGCGGAGGCAACAACAATGCCAAGAACAGCACTAATAATTCCAAGAACACTTCAGGTAACACTGCGGCAACAAACGATGCTACAAAAACTGAAGAGACTGCTGAGCCCGCAGAAAAGGTTGAGCTTTCCGTCTGGACACTCGGTATTGTTGACTATGAAGATTTGGCTAAAGAGTATACGAAACAGCATCCAAACGTAACCTTCAAGTTCCAAAATACAGGCGATCAAACCGCTCATCACAACAACCTGACCACAGCATTGTCGGCAGGATCGGGCGCTCCTGATATTTTCCAACTTGAGATCGGTTTCATGGAACGTTTCATCAGCGCTCAGGATAAATTCTATAACTTGAATGATTTAGGTGCGAAAGACATTCAAGCGAACTATCTCGACTGGAAATGGAAACAAGGTTCCTCCGTGGACGGCAGCTTCCAACTCGGTCTTCCAACGGATATCGGTCCAACGGTTGTGTATTACCGTTCAGATCTGATGAAGGAAGCCGGCCTGCCAGTAGATCCAGCAGGATTAGGAGCAGCACTTAATACTTGGGATAAGTTTGCAACCGTTGCCAAACAGTACAAGGAAAAAACCGGTAAACCTTTTGCAGACGTAACAGATTTGGTGTTCAATGCACTTCGTGACCAATCCCAAGATGAAATCTATTTCAGCAAAGCAGATGGAAAATTCATTGGTGACACCAATCCACAAGTGAAAAAAGCGTATGACTTCACAGTAAAAGGCATTCAAGAAGGCTGGATCAGCAATGCAATGCTGTGGTCGCCTGAATGGGGTCAAGGCATGACAGACGGCGGATTTGCAGTCGTTCTTGGACCTGCTTGGATGGCTGGAAATATTAAGACCAATGCTCCGGATTCAACTGGAAAATGGTCCATTACACAACTTCCAGAAGGTGCTGGTAACTGGGGCGGTTCATTCCTGACACTGCCTAAAGAAGGGAAGCATTCTAAAGAAGCTTACGATTTCATTCAATTTGCACTTAACAAAGAGAACCAACTTGGATCATTTAAATCTGTAGGCCTTATGCCTTCGATTCCAGCATTGTTCGAAGATCCTGCTTTCACAGAAGGTAAAGATGCATTCTTCGGGGATCAAGTAACTGCAGTTGAGTATGGTAAAGCAGCACAACGTGTAAAACCGGTATTCTACGGTCCTCTACATGACCAAACCGATACTTTCTTCAAGAATGCCCTGAAAAACGTATTGGAGAAAAAGGCTGACCCGGCCAAAGAGTGGGATGAAGCGGTAAAACAAGCTAAGAAGCTTGCTGAACGCAGCTAAATTTGTACTAAGTTGTATTAAATGTCCGGGTTTAACGGGGAGCTGAACTCTCTGTGAACCCGGATTTATCCGTATATTAACTGGAGGTGTGACATGGCACAACCTGTATTGATTAGTCCGCATGCCGAGAGCAAACGTCCTTTTTTAACTGAACAAAGACGGAGCCGCATTACTGCTTATACCTTCATATCTCCATTCTTTATTCTGTTCTCGATATTTGGACTGTACCCGATATTCTTCACGATTTATTTGTCTTTCTTCAAATGGGATGCTATGGGCCCTATGAAATTTGTGGGCATGAAAAACTATGAATTGATTACGAGTGACCCTACCTTTTGGATATCTTTCAGCAATACGCTGATTATGGGAGTCATGGGAACCATTCCCCAAATCATTTTGGCACTCTTGCTTGCAGTACTGCTGCAGTCAGGAATGACTCGCTTTAAGAAAACGTTCCGTGTTCTATTTTTTATGCCCAATATTACTTCGATTGTGGCGGTTACCTTGGTATTCAGCACCCTGTTCGGTAATAACGGGATGATAAACTGGATGTTAAATGGACTAGGACTCGAAAGCATGGCCTTTAACTCCGGTTGGTGGGGTGTGAAAATAGCAATTTCCACGATGGTGATGTGGCGCTGGACGGGTTATAACGCAATTATTTTCCTATCTGGACTTCAGAGCATACCGACAGACTTATATGAGGCGGCTCGAATTGACGGTGCGAACAGAAGGCAGCAGTTTACCTTCATTACATTACCGTTGTTGAAACCGTTTATCGTCTTTGTAACTCTAATTTCGACCATTGGCGCCCTGCAATTATTTACGGAACCTTATGTATTCCTAGGTCAATCGGGAACAGGCTCAACACGGCAGGAAGGTGTTACTATGGTAACTTATTTGTACAGTGAGGCATTCCGTAATGGATTCTTCGGTACGGCAGCAGCTACCGCGGTTATGCTGTTCCTAGTTACGATCATTTTCTCTGTCATTAATATGCTGGTCTCTAGCCGCATGGGCGGAGATACAGGAGGGAGAAAAAAATGAGTACATTAGGTGCTTTTCGCAAGAAACCGGACGATATGGGGTTACTCGGTAAAATCGGCTTTTACTTCATTCTCATTCTTGGAGCTCTAGCCTCTGTATTCCCCTTTTATTGGATGTTCGTTGTTGCATCAAACGATAAAGGTGCAGTGTTTCATGTCCCACCGCTTCTAACCTTAGGAGATCAGTTCATAGATAATTTCAAAAGAGTGCTGGAGAAGTCAGATTTCTTCCAAGCGATCGGAAATTCCTTGTTCGTTTCATCGATGGTTACGATTTCTGTAGTATTTTTCTGTACATTGGCTGGATATGCCTTTGCCAAGTATGAATTTCCGTTTAAAAATATATTGTTTTATTTTGTCATTGCTACACTGTTCGTACCACAGCAGCTTGGGGTTTTGCCAACGTATGTCATTATGGCCAAGCTTCATTGGATCGACTCCTTCAAGGCGCTGATCGTTCCTGCCATGGTAAATGCCTTCGGGATTTTCTGGATGCGTCAATATATTTCCACAGCAGTACATACAGAACTGATTGAAGCAGGCCGGATTGACGGAGGCGGACATTTTCGAATCTTCTGGAACATTGCGATCCCGGTTATTACT
Above is a window of Paenibacillus wynnii DNA encoding:
- a CDS encoding iron chelate uptake ABC transporter family permease subunit, whose product is MDFLSALLNIPVYALNAGISAIILGIVSGALGSFIVLRKMSLMGDALSHAVLPGVALSYILGINILLGASLFGLLAAILIQFITSRSNIKSDTSIGIILSSFFALGIVLITYAKSGLDLTHILFGNILAIPQSELTRSFMIMIVVIVIIILLYKELLISSFDPIVSKAYGLRTGFYHYLLMMLLSVVTVSSLSQVGIVLVIAMLVIPAATSYLWTNKLSHMIYLASAVGALSGIVGVFVSFRFNLPTSATIVLVGVSMFSISFILSPKNNFLRKGLK
- a CDS encoding metal ABC transporter substrate-binding protein; protein product: MKKIKILSLTMFMLLLAACSNVGEKEADNDKLKIVATYSIIADMTENIVGDKAEVYSMVPIGTDPHMYDPLPSDTKKVSGADLVFYNGLNLETGKGWFQDLLEVTNKKDVAFAVSEEVTPIYLSDKGKETQEDPHAWLDIQNSIKYVDIITQRVIEKDPDNREFYLKNQTQYVKQLEEMDQYAKKAVEEIPQEKRILVTSEGAFKYFSNAYGFKSAFIWEINTDSQGTPEQMKKIIKIINDNHVPALFLETSVNPKTMDTISNETGVPIYSKIFTDSLAKKGEEGDTYLKMIKWNIDKVIEGLSQK
- a CDS encoding tetratricopeptide repeat protein, whose translation is MFKLFIGYILLSRLVGNPFLAILILLVIVYLLDRRYVGIFPNVTKPFRRARQISKLRTTISLNPNDVSSKYELARHLSDRKRYSEAKDLFLQIQARFEQSAEFWVELGLVNLKLRHMEEGETLMLQGLEINRKAQYGQPYLRLAEAYRNTDRDKALYYVSQFQEIHTSSSEAYYLAGSMYRALGREEDAKRAFAESTSIYRSLPKYKKRQERRWALRSFFAKMR
- a CDS encoding aldo/keto reductase, with the protein product MEPNTTEISMRPLGQSSLSVSPLGLGCWQFSRGSGLIGKYWSNLNEGEILDIVRVSLEGGMNWVDTAEIYGGGKSEQALAQVLDQLQAEGSNGSFTPLIATKWWPLFRTAQSISSTIEDRIRCLGGRSIDLYQIHQPFSLSSIANEMKAMAGLVKAGKIRYVGVSNYSAKQMVQAHQMLQQYGLTLISNQVKYNLLHRNIDQNGIIAAAKELGISIIAYSPLQQGVLTGRFHNNPEQIQSLSRIRRMQNGMDPKGMERTRPLIEALTTLGEKYDVTAGQIALNWLIHYHGNTVVAIPGASKVRHARENIGAMTFQLTRDELDHLSDVSWAALK
- a CDS encoding VOC family protein, with translation MTNKHILRVATVEIPVTDLDESISWYSKYLGTTILTKTNHTAMLTCSTTNSPGNPTLYLVETSDNERLSFRSSHTGITHSVIDFYVPDLESFHAFLAENGVQVSPLHLFPDTKGLGGFGFSDSSGNSFGATNIVHS
- the psiE gene encoding phosphate-starvation-inducible protein PsiE, with amino-acid sequence MNIKNKFEYIPRVLQWVLNIALIVLAIILVTFLGKETLYIFGFINDEGDLSKLDLLEGILIYFLYFEFIALIIKYFEARHHFPLRYFIYIGITAIIRLIIIDHENPFDTLIYAVAILVLVVTLYLANSRQLKRDD
- a CDS encoding ABC transporter substrate-binding protein; translated protein: MKRVKHLALMLVAIMLVASLAACGGNNNAKNSTNNSKNTSGNTAATNDATKTEETAEPAEKVELSVWTLGIVDYEDLAKEYTKQHPNVTFKFQNTGDQTAHHNNLTTALSAGSGAPDIFQLEIGFMERFISAQDKFYNLNDLGAKDIQANYLDWKWKQGSSVDGSFQLGLPTDIGPTVVYYRSDLMKEAGLPVDPAGLGAALNTWDKFATVAKQYKEKTGKPFADVTDLVFNALRDQSQDEIYFSKADGKFIGDTNPQVKKAYDFTVKGIQEGWISNAMLWSPEWGQGMTDGGFAVVLGPAWMAGNIKTNAPDSTGKWSITQLPEGAGNWGGSFLTLPKEGKHSKEAYDFIQFALNKENQLGSFKSVGLMPSIPALFEDPAFTEGKDAFFGDQVTAVEYGKAAQRVKPVFYGPLHDQTDTFFKNALKNVLEKKADPAKEWDEAVKQAKKLAERS
- a CDS encoding carbohydrate ABC transporter permease; protein product: MAQPVLISPHAESKRPFLTEQRRSRITAYTFISPFFILFSIFGLYPIFFTIYLSFFKWDAMGPMKFVGMKNYELITSDPTFWISFSNTLIMGVMGTIPQIILALLLAVLLQSGMTRFKKTFRVLFFMPNITSIVAVTLVFSTLFGNNGMINWMLNGLGLESMAFNSGWWGVKIAISTMVMWRWTGYNAIIFLSGLQSIPTDLYEAARIDGANRRQQFTFITLPLLKPFIVFVTLISTIGALQLFTEPYVFLGQSGTGSTRQEGVTMVTYLYSEAFRNGFFGTAAATAVMLFLVTIIFSVINMLVSSRMGGDTGGRKK
- a CDS encoding carbohydrate ABC transporter permease gives rise to the protein MSTLGAFRKKPDDMGLLGKIGFYFILILGALASVFPFYWMFVVASNDKGAVFHVPPLLTLGDQFIDNFKRVLEKSDFFQAIGNSLFVSSMVTISVVFFCTLAGYAFAKYEFPFKNILFYFVIATLFVPQQLGVLPTYVIMAKLHWIDSFKALIVPAMVNAFGIFWMRQYISTAVHTELIEAGRIDGGGHFRIFWNIAIPVITPAMATLGILNFMTVWNDFFWPLVVLKSREHYTIQIALQQLFTTRDGIDYGMIMSATFTATLPLLVVFLLFSRWVIAGLTSGAIKS